A part of Aegilops tauschii subsp. strangulata cultivar AL8/78 chromosome 2, Aet v6.0, whole genome shotgun sequence genomic DNA contains:
- the LOC141040706 gene encoding uncharacterized protein: MRDDVYPDQNATYIVFTSLGDDKHSERLLRQEVNTVIPAKPEYMHWSERPVTWTREDHPAVMPNPGGYALILNPTIAAPQRTCKFSRLGLEAKDLEPTRMIFHDIVSGLSCSPIGRIRLDILFGTSGHFRREPLWFEVVDLSSAYHALLGRPALAKFMAVPHYAYLKMKLPGPKGLITITGDYHKSLECARDGARLAESLAIAEEWRQLDRIVALANEIPAVPASAKEPADEASFQPSKETKKDMPDIPRKYTEHKLRTPSLSANPYDVSSRKREEPSVKSLNKAYPKDPFALPRIDQVIDSTAGCELMSFLDAYSGYHQIKLDPADALKTSFIMPFGAYCYITMSFSLKNAGATFQRCMQKCLLPQLSRNIHVYVDDIMETFANLREYRVKLNPEKCDFGVPAGKLLGFLVLKRGIEVNPEKIKAIERMRQPARLRDVQKFTGCLASVSRFLSRLGESALPLYQPMKKTTPFEWNDQADEAFGDLKRMLSTAPVLAATTEKEPLLLSIAATSRSVSTVLVVERPEKGKIQALPCPVYYLSEYFQEHVVTVVSTAPLGEIIGCRDASGRVAKWAIELAGHTILYEPRTSIKSQALADFLVNRTKTQYLPPPSDSTHRRMHFDGSKMRLGLGAGIVLSSPKGDRLRYALQIHFAASNNIAEYEALCSGEWDARDSNMASYRFLVQQLSGFFDDCEFLHVPRAKNEAADALAKISSSRQSIISGVSLEHLHKPSVKPSPDSESIFVPDNPAAAPPGPGTAEPGQGAAEPGPGAAEPGLGSAEPSLGSAEPSLGIAEPGPGAAQSGSGAAALDPAAVVLDPAVAVPDLGAAAQEPAMVAILTVVTAPSRALPISEFLENGVLPMDKTEAQQVQRRASAYSIINNELVKRSPTGIFQRCVEQDKGIEILLDIHHGECGHHAASRSLVAKAFRHDCIASCTQPWFTHEYIWAVIGECKIIPIPTVHTPFQTQSLEEAFSSGHFSSLILFR, from the exons ATGCGCGACGATGTCTACCCCGACCAGAACGCGACCTACatcgtcttcaccagcctcggTGATGACAAGCATAGCGAGCGCCTGCTtcggcaggaggtgaacaccgtcaTCCCGGCCAAGCCGGAGTACATGCACTGGTCGGAGCGCCCGGTCACCTGGACCCGGGAAGACCACCCGGCCGTCATGCCGAACCCTGGTGGCTACGCCCTCATCCTCAACCCCACCATTGCCGCGCCTCAGCGCACGTGCAAGTTCTCCCGG ctcggcctcgAGGCCAAAGACCTGGAGCCGACCCGGATGATCTTCCACGACATCGTTTCCGGCCTCTCCTGCTCCCCGATCGGCCGGATCCGGCTTGACATCCTGTTCGGCACCAGCGGCCACTTCCGACGCGAGCCGctttggtttgaggtggtggatcTGTCCAGCGCATATCATGCGCTTCTGGGCCGACCCGcactcgccaagttcatggcggtcccccactacgcCTATCTGAAGATGAAGCTGCCGGGTCCGAAGGGCCTCATCACCATCACCGGCGACTATCACAAGTCCCTGGAGTGCGCCCGAGACGGCGCCCGACTGGCCGAGTCGCTGGCCATAGCCGAGGAGTGGCGCCAGCTCGACCGGATTGTCGCGCTAGCCAACGAGATACCGGCAGTGCCGGCTTCGGCCAAGGAGCCGGCCGACGAGGCCTCGTTCCagccctccaaggagaccaagaag gacatgccggatATTCCGAGGAAGTACACCGAGCACAAACTCAGGACACCAAGCCTGTCCGCCAACCCCTACGACGTTTCTTCGAGGAAAAGAGAAGAACCATCGGTGAAGAG cctgaacaaggcctacCCCAAGGATCCAttcgccctcccgcggatcgatcaagtcatcgactccaccgccggctgTGAGCTCATGTCCTtcctggatgcttactccggCTATCACCAGATAAAGCTGGACCCGGCCGacgccctgaagacgtccttcatcatGCCCTTCggggcgtattgctacatcaccatgtcgttcaGCCTGAAGAACGCCGGTGCCACATTCCAacgctgcatgcagaaatgcctacTGCCGCAACTCAGCCGCAACATCCACGTTTACGTGGATGACATcatg gaaacattcgccaacCTGCGCGAGTATCGggtcaagctcaacccggagaaatgcgatTTTGGCGTGCcggccggaaagctactcggcttcctcgtcttGAAGCGCGGCATTGAGgtgaacccggagaagatcaaggccatcgagcgcatgcgcCAGCCGGCTCGGCTGCGCGATGTCCAGAAATTCACCGGTtgcttggcctcggtcagccggtTTCTCAGCCGGCTGGGCGAGAGTGCCTTGCCCCTGTATCAGccgatgaagaagacgacgccgTTCGAATGGAACGACCAGGCGGACGAAGCTTTCGGGGATCTaaagcgcatgctctccaccgcaccCGTCCTGGCTGCAACGACCGAGAAGGAGCCACTGTTGCTTAGCATTGCCGCCACCTCGCGATCGGTCAGCACGGTGTtggtggtcgagcgaccagagaagggcAAGATCCAAGCCCTCCCGTGCCCggtctactacctgagcgag tatttccaagagcATGTTGTCACCGTGGTCAGCACTGCCCCTCTCGGTGAGATCATTGGCTGCCGGGATGCCTCTGGCCGGGTCGCCAAGTGGGCGATCGagctagccggccacaccatcctctacgagccccgcaccTCGATCAAGTCCCAGGCCCTGGCTGACTTCCTCGTCAACCGGACCAAGACTCAGTACCTGCCGCCACCGTCGGATTCGACGCACAggcgcatgcacttcgacggctccaaGATGCGCCTCGGGCTGGGGGCCGGCATCGTGCTGTCTTCCCCGAAGGGCGACCGGCTCCGATATGCgctccagatccacttcgccgcctccaacaacatcGCCGAGTACGAAGCCCTT TGCTCCGGCGAGTGGGACGCCCGCGActccaacatggcaagctaccgcttcctcgtccagcagctGTCCGGCTTCTTCGACGactgcgagttcctccacgtcccgCGCGCGAAGAATGAGGCCGCCGATGCACTAGCCAAGATTAGCTCATCCCGGCAATCCATCATATCCggcgtctccctcgagcacctgCACAAGCCCTCCGTCAAGCCGTCTCCGGACTCCGAGTCCATATTCGTCCCAGACAACCCAGCCGCGGCtccacccggcccggggactgccgaaCCCGGCCAGGGGGCTGccgaacccggcccgggggctgccgAGCCCGGCCTAGGGAGCGCCGAACCCAGCCTGGGGAGCGCCGAACCCAGCCTGGGGATTGCTGAACCCGGCCCGGGAGCTGCCCAATCCGGCTCGGGGGCTGCCGCCCTCGACCCGGCCGCCGTCGTCCTCGACCCGGCCGTCGCCGTTCCCGACCTGGGGGCTGCCGCCCAGGAGCCCGCCATGGTGGCCATCCTCACTGTGGTGACGGCCCCGTCGCGGGCCCTGCCCATCTCGGAGTTCCTAGAGAACGGTGTTCTCCCCATGGATAAGACAGAAGCCCAACAAGTGCAGCGCCGGGCATCCGcctacagcatcatcaacaacgagctcgtcaagcgCAGTCCGACGGGCATTTTCCAGCGCTGCGTTGAGCAAGACAAGGGCATTGagatcctcctcgacatacatCACGGCGAGTGCGGGCACCACGCCGCCTCGAGATCCCtagtggccaaggcttttcgccatg ACTGCATTGCATCCTGCACGCAGCCCTGGTTCACCCACGAGTACATTTGGGCAGTAATCGGGGAATGCAAAATCATCCCTATCCCTACTGTGCACACCCCGTTCCAAACCCAGAGCCTCGAAGAGGCATTTTCATCTGGCCATTTCTCGTCCCTAATTCTTTTTCGTTAG
- the LOC109767641 gene encoding SNF2 domain-containing protein CLASSY 1 gives MAEDTLKGGPKGRRSHPISETPFEAFYDGSWHGVNCIKVRDGGLFVIFIYSGSTVEHNVDGEHLRLRSRRATYFDCSHVLKPGVDICVQSSHPLQGSPTGELKSLMLLSHDARLITIKRNHIEDQCLCLFVIMLHKNQCPDNTENGEVISDRREQLVTLNNIFLLQKLQPKELHEGSVQWSSAEDCLSHNRSKLLSARFSQEIAHLVVLSILNGMEFSIKLVEGNIIYRIIKGGRARCNLDSMSTPPGFGNSMEIVSFQLRNEALCPIIRNIPVTHAKKRNLTEDAGFTMKAELDGQLEDRRFTVKTELDGLLDVFSYEQVDLRRSKRRKTQAERFTSYDTPNFGRDRWKRCDAPSTKHGNSQRASRRDSPVAVESTYAEVPVNITRKQTSATAFVVKENPNSAEGKHKSTARITPVKEKPSSMEVKEESTFEERSPGPHVPRTPAKSKEKNLCPPLSLRRKSFTSSRGLNGNSEPVFGRKRKERICEREYKKMINQCIGNIQSEMERDFEFNLGVPMMNYDQGFYGEVNFTWPASSADNDSQEEKDGLEEFWEEMDHSLTTLALEKNQDSHSEAVHEATAGLGKSEENPCDHDCMLDEGLGLVCRLCNVVCVEIKHIFPQMANGNGYNKERPGCRNCDPDDLVLDPSLLAILGPEFSELRGSGNLWSLIPDLEPKLLPHQRNAFEFIWKNLAGSLQLEEMDNPTASTGGCVVAHTPGSGKTLLLISFLVSYLKVHPRSRPLVLTPKSAIHTWMREFEKWGISLPLHVLHQVDKRGKPMGPIDPRLQAILSNFRRPNWKNICLVDRLDKLCKWHEHPSVLLMTYSSFLRLAKQDSRMPQRAFMAQVLINNPGLLILDEGHNPRSNKSKLRRVLMKVKTEFRILMSGTVFQNNFEEYFNTLSLARPRFVDDVMTALVPERKKETRGRRAKHREAVARRIFVDRVGQMIESSDNWDRQGGISLLNKLTCGFIDSFEGSKLRSLPGIHVYTIFMKPTEIQEDILSRISMATSCGGRYLLEVELLITIASIHPWLIKTTKSSSTYFTPEEIHKVDRYKRDFAVGCKARFVIDLLHKSSYRGERVLIFCHNVSPISFLVELIENVFGWRLGEEVLVLQGDQELPVRSDVMDKFNTDSQGKRKVLIASTTACAEGISLTGASRLVMLDSEWNHSKTRQAIARAFRPGQERTVYVYLLVASGTWEEDKYSRNRRKAWMAKMVFHGRYFDVPLRNAVTAIDDGLLKELADEDKTKTFHMIVKQD, from the exons ATGGCTGAAGATACGCTCAAGGGAGGGCCTAAAGGTCGCCGTAGTCATCCCATCAGTGAAACTC CATTTGAGGCATTTTATGATGGCTCATGGCATGGAGTTAATTGTATAAAGGTCAGGGATGGCGGTCTGTTCGTTATATTTATCTACTCTGGTTCCACAGTCGAGCATAATGTGGATGGGGAACATCTGCGCCTACGCTCCAGAAGAGCTACGTACTTCGACTGCTCGCATGTTCTCAAGCCAGGTGTTGATATCTGTGTACAATCATCTCATCCACTGCAAGGAAGTCCAACTGGGGAATTGAAATCTTTG ATGTTACTGTCTCATGATGCAAGGCTCATCACAATCAAAAGAAATCATATTGAAGATCAGTGTCTCTGCTTGTTTGTTATTATGCTCCACAAGAACCAATGTCCTGACAATACAGAAAATGGAGAAGTGATATCTGATAGAAGAGAGCAGCTGGTGACCCTAAACAATATCTTCCTCTTGCAAAAGCTCCAACCTAAGGAGCTCCATGAGGGAAGCGTACAATGGAGTTCTGCAGAGGACTGCCTCTCTCACAACAGAAGCAAGCTGTTAAGTGCAAGATTCTCCCAAGAAATTGCACATCTCGTAGTTTTGTCTATCCTGAATGGAATGGAGTTCAGCATCAAGTTGGTAGAAGGAAACATCATCTATAGAATCATCAAAGGAGGCCGAGCGCGTTGTAATCTTGATTCCATGAGCACACCTCCAGGCTTTGGCAACAGCATGGAGATAGTTTCATTCCAACTGCGCAATGAGGCTTTATGTCCAATTATCAGAAATATCCCTGTCACTCATGCAAAGAAGCGCAATCTCACAGAAGACGCGGGATTCACTATGAAGGCTGAACTGGATGGTCAATTGGAAGACAGGAGATTTACAGTCAAGACTGAGTTGGATGGTCTTTTGGATGTTTTCTCGTATGAACAAGTGGATTTGAGGCGCTCAAAGCGTCGGAAAACTCAAGCAGAGCGCTTTACTAGCTATGATACGCCTAATTTCGGCCGTGACAGGTGGAAGAGATGTGATGCACCTTCCACCAAGCATGGCAATTCACAAAGAGCTTCACGTCGAGATTCACCAGTTGCAGTAGAATCAACCTATGCAGAGGTCCCAGTGAATATCACACGGAAACAAACAAGTGCAACCGCTTTCGTGGTCAAGGAAAACCCAAACTCCGCAGAAGGGAAGCATAAGAGCACAGCAAGGATAACTCCTGTTAAGGAAAAACCCAGCTCTATGGAAGTTAAGGAGGAGAGCACATTTGAAGAAAGATCTCCGGGTCCTCATGTTCCACGGACACCTGCAAAGAGTAAGGAGAAGAATCTTTGCCCCCCTTTATCTCTTCGGCGGAAGTCATTTACTTCATCACGCGGCCTAAATGGCAATTCTGAGCCAGTATTTGGTCGGAAAAGGAAGGAACGCATATGCGAAAGAGAATACAAGAAAATGATAAACCAATGCATAGGAAACATCCAGAGTGAAATGGAGAGGGACTTTGAGTTCAATCTAGGTGTTCCGATGATGAATTACGATCAAGGTTTTTACGGAGAAGTGAATTTCACATGGCCAGCTTCTTCTGCCGATAATGACAGTCAAGAAGAGAAAGATGGTCTTGAGGAATTTTGGGAAGAAATGGACCACTCATTGACCACACTAGCGCTTGAGAAAAATCAG GACTCACATTCAGAAGCAGTTCATGAAGCCACTGCTGGTTTAGGTAAAAGTGAAGAAAATCCATGTGATCATGACTGCATGCTGGATGAGGGGCTTGGACTGGTGTGCAGATTATGTAATGTTGTATGTGTGGAGATAAAGCATATCTTTCCGCAAATG GCCAATGGTAATGGCTATAATAAGGAGAGACCTGGATGCCGCAATTGTGATCCTGATGATCTTGTACTTGATCCTTCTCTTCTTGCAATCTTGGGACCAGAGTTTTCAGAACTGAGGGGCTCCGGGAACCTGTGGAGTTTAATACCAGATCTTGAGCCTAAACTACTTCCTCACCAAAGGAATGCATTCGAATTCATTTGGAAAAACTTGGCGGGATCGCTGCAACTCGAGGAAATGGATAATCCAACAGCCAGTACAGGTGGCTGTGTGGTTGCACATACTCCTGGATCAGGGAAAACTCTGCTGCTGATCTCATTTCTTGTCAGTTACTTGAAAGTTCACCCGAGAAGCCGGCCGTTGGTGCTTACTCCAAAATCTGCTATCCATACATGGATGAGAGAATTTGAGAAATGGGGCATTTCACTTCCTCTGCATGTGCTTCACCAGGTTGACAAAAGAGGCAAGCCAATGGGGCCTATTGATCCTAGGCTGCAGGCAATTTTAAGCAATTTTCGCCGCCCGAACTGGAAAAATATTTGCCTTGTGGATCGGCTGGACAAGTTATGCAAGTGGCATGAGCACCCCAGTGTTCTCCTCATGACATACTCATCTTTCTTACGGCTGGCCAAACAAGACTCAAGAATGCCGCAGCGAGCATTCATGGCGCAAGTCCTGATCAACAACCCTGGGCTGTTGATCCTCGACGAGGGTCACAACCCAAGGAGCAACAAATCCAAGTTGCGGAGGGTGCTGATGAAGGTGAAGACTGAGTTTAGAATCCTCATGTCTGGTACGGTCTTCCAGAATAACTTTGAAGAGTATTTCAACACCCTATCTCTGGCCAGACCTCGGTTTGTGGACGATGTTATGACCGCGCTTGTCCCGGAAAGGAAGAAGGAAACGAGGGGCAGGAGAGCTAAACATAGAGAAGCAGTGGCAAGGCGCATCTTCGTGGACAGAGTTGGGCAGATGATTGAGTCCAGCGACAACTGGGACCGGCAAGGTGGTATCAGCTTGTTAAACAAGCTTACATGTGGGTTCATCGATTCATTCGAAGGGTCAAAGCTAAGGAGCCTTCCAGGGATACATGTATACACAATTTTCATGAAACCCACTGAAATTCAGGAGGATATACTTTCAAGAATATCGATGGCCACGTCATGCGGTGGCCGTTACCTTCTCGAGGTTGAGCTGCTCATCACCATTGCTTCTATCCATCCATGGCTTATAAAAACAACCAAATCTTCTAGCACTTACTTCACTCCAGAAGAAATTCATAAAGTTGACAGGTACAAGAGGGACTTTGCTGTCGGTTGCAAGGCGAGGTTTGTCATCGACCTGCTGCACAAGTCGTCGTACAGGGGGGAGAGGGTGCTGATATTCTGCCACAACGTGTCCCCGATAAGCTTTCTTGTCGAGTTGATcgagaatgtgttcggatggcGCCTCGGGGAGGAAGTCCTGGTGCTCCAAGGTGATCAGGAGCTGCCTGTCCGCTCCGACGTCATGGATAAGTTTAACACCGACAGTCAAGGTAAGAGGAAGGTGCTCATTGCTTCGACGACGGCCTGCGCCGAGGGTATCAGCTTGACAGGTGCATCAAGGTTGGTCATGCTGGATTCGGAGTGGAACCACTCCAAGACCAGGCAGGCGATCGCGCGGGCGTTCAGGCCCGGCCAGGAGAGGACCGTGTATGTCTACCTGCTGGTGGCATCTGGTACATGGGAGGAGGACAAGTACAGCCGCAACAGGAGGAAGGCTTGGATGGCCAAGATGGTCTTCCACGGACGCTATTTCGACGTTCCGCTACGGAACGCGGTGACTGCTATCGATGATGGTCTTCTCAAGGAGCTTGCTGATGAAGATAAGACCAAAACCTTCCATATGATAGTTAAGCAGGACTGA